A genomic window from Streptomyces broussonetiae includes:
- a CDS encoding carbohydrate ABC transporter permease, translating to MRRRRALWFWVFVGPFAAGLALFTYVPLLWSVGLSFFDAQNTVTPTHFVGLDNYTAMLEDDAFVDSLRTFLVFTAFIVPVTYLVSLALALMVNRVRRARAFFRSVFFLPAACSYVVAALVWKMSIFNGVRFGLANTVLGWSGGDPVAWLAGTRPPWYWLVIVTVRLWLQAGFYMILFLAGLQRIDPVLYEAAAVDGARPGWTVLRHITLPQLRATSVAVLLLLVINAFQAFDEFYNLLSDARGYPPYARPPLVYLYYTALGQGQNLGLGSAGAVILALIIAVVTLGQARWLRLGRTDADG from the coding sequence GTGAGGCGCCGCAGAGCGCTGTGGTTCTGGGTGTTCGTCGGGCCGTTCGCCGCCGGGCTGGCGCTCTTCACCTACGTTCCGCTGCTGTGGAGCGTGGGCCTGAGCTTCTTCGACGCGCAGAACACCGTCACGCCCACGCACTTCGTCGGGCTGGACAACTACACGGCGATGCTCGAGGACGACGCGTTCGTCGACAGCCTGAGGACCTTCCTGGTCTTCACCGCCTTCATCGTCCCTGTCACCTACCTCGTCTCCCTCGCGCTCGCTCTCATGGTCAACCGGGTGCGGCGGGCGCGCGCCTTCTTCCGGTCCGTCTTCTTCCTGCCGGCCGCGTGCAGCTATGTCGTCGCCGCCCTGGTCTGGAAGATGTCGATCTTCAACGGGGTGCGGTTCGGGCTGGCGAACACCGTGCTGGGATGGTCCGGGGGTGATCCCGTGGCCTGGCTGGCCGGCACCCGTCCGCCCTGGTACTGGCTGGTCATCGTCACCGTACGGCTGTGGCTGCAAGCCGGCTTCTACATGATTCTCTTCCTCGCCGGCCTCCAGCGGATCGATCCGGTGCTGTACGAGGCCGCCGCCGTGGACGGGGCCCGGCCCGGCTGGACGGTGCTGCGGCACATCACCCTGCCCCAGCTGCGGGCCACCTCGGTCGCGGTGCTGCTGCTGCTCGTGATCAACGCCTTCCAGGCCTTCGACGAGTTCTACAACCTGCTGTCCGACGCCCGGGGCTATCCGCCCTACGCCCGCCCGCCGCTGGTCTACCTCTACTACACCGCCCTCGGACAGGGGCAGAACCTCGGGCTCGGCAGCGCGGGCGCGGTGATCCTCGCGCTGATCATCGCGGTCGTCACGCTGGGGCAGGCACGGTGGCTGCGGCTGGGAAGGACGGACGCCGATGGATGA
- a CDS encoding ABC transporter substrate-binding protein — translation MTMSRRALLVAGAGAGAGLLAACGSNNGRGGGSSGTQLSQWYHQYGEPGTQQAVQRYAAAYHRARVKVQWRPGNYDQQTAAALLTDSGPDVFEVNGPTLDQIQGGQVVDLSDLPAGVKDDFNPAVLTPKTHDGRIWGIPQVIDMQMLYYRKSLLKDAGVAPPTSLDALVDAARRLTGSKVKGLFLGNDGGAGVLGGTPLYAAGLQLVTEDGAVGFDDPAAARTLGKLHRLYADKSLLLGAPADWSDPSAFLQGLTAMQWTGLWALPQIEKELGDDFGVLPFPPDGSQGRPGVPVGAYGAAVSARSRHKDAAKDFVKWLWVERTDYQQDFALSYGFHIPARISLARKAARLRSGPAAEAVRLTTDHGYAQPLLWTPAAQVAYQDALSRIITGGASPERELRAVVRKVAGELERVKKKP, via the coding sequence ATGACCATGAGCCGCAGGGCACTGCTGGTCGCGGGAGCCGGGGCCGGAGCGGGCCTGCTCGCCGCGTGCGGGTCCAACAACGGCCGCGGCGGCGGGAGTTCGGGTACCCAACTGTCGCAGTGGTACCACCAGTACGGCGAGCCCGGGACCCAGCAGGCCGTCCAGCGGTACGCCGCCGCCTATCACCGGGCCCGCGTCAAGGTGCAGTGGCGGCCGGGGAACTACGACCAGCAGACCGCCGCCGCCCTCCTCACCGACTCCGGACCCGATGTGTTCGAGGTCAACGGGCCCACCCTCGACCAGATCCAGGGCGGTCAGGTCGTCGATCTCAGCGATCTGCCGGCCGGCGTCAAGGACGACTTCAATCCGGCCGTCCTCACGCCCAAGACCCACGACGGCCGGATCTGGGGCATCCCGCAGGTCATCGACATGCAGATGCTCTACTACCGCAAGAGCCTGCTGAAGGACGCCGGGGTCGCGCCGCCCACCAGCCTGGACGCCCTCGTGGACGCGGCCCGCAGGCTCACCGGAAGCAAGGTCAAGGGGCTGTTCCTGGGCAATGACGGGGGAGCCGGGGTGCTCGGCGGAACTCCCCTGTACGCCGCGGGACTTCAGCTCGTCACCGAGGACGGAGCCGTCGGATTCGACGATCCCGCCGCCGCCCGCACCCTCGGCAAGCTGCACCGGCTCTACGCCGACAAGTCCCTCCTGCTCGGCGCGCCCGCCGACTGGTCCGACCCGTCCGCCTTCCTCCAGGGGCTGACCGCGATGCAGTGGACCGGGCTGTGGGCGCTGCCGCAGATCGAGAAGGAACTCGGCGACGACTTCGGGGTGTTGCCGTTCCCCCCGGACGGCAGCCAGGGCAGGCCCGGCGTGCCCGTGGGCGCGTACGGGGCCGCCGTCAGCGCGCGCAGCAGGCACAAGGACGCCGCCAAGGACTTCGTGAAGTGGCTGTGGGTCGAACGGACCGACTACCAGCAGGACTTCGCGCTGTCGTACGGCTTCCACATCCCGGCCCGGATCTCCCTGGCCAGGAAGGCCGCCCGGCTCAGGTCCGGCCCCGCCGCCGAGGCCGTGCGCCTCACCACCGACCACGGATACGCCCAGCCTCTGCTGTGGACGCCGGCCGCGCAGGTCGCCTACCAGGACGCGCTCAGCCGGATCATCACCGGCGGGGCGAGTCCGGAGCGTGAACTGCGGGCTGTCGTACGGAAGGTGGCCGGTGAACTCGAGCGCGTGAAGAAGAAGCCGTGA